From the Opisthocomus hoazin isolate bOpiHoa1 chromosome 35, bOpiHoa1.hap1, whole genome shotgun sequence genome, the window AggcaggggtctgggggtgcccccccccagtGTGGGcaagggtctgggggtgcccccAGTGCGGGGAGGCGTCTGGGGGTGCTCCCCCCCCAGTGCAGGCAGGGGTCTGAGGGTGCTCCCAGTGCAggcaggggtctgggggtgcccccccccagtGCAGGCAGGGGTTTGGGGGTGCCCCCACCCCCAGAGAACGGGTCCCTTCCCTTtgcccccccagctcacctcccGCACCCTGTGGCACCTGGTGCGGCGGCACCTCCGCGCCAGCCTGCGGACGCTGCGGCTGCGGGGTGCGCTGGGCTCCGGCGGGAAGCGCCGCCTCCTCTCCCCGGCGCTGCTGGCCGCCCCTCGGGAAGCGATGTCCCCAGCTCCGGCGCCTGACCCTGACGGAGACCGACCTCCGCCCCGTCCCCTACGACAGCATCCCCGCTTCCCTCACGGCGCTGGAGCTGACCCGCTGCGAAATCCCCGCCGCCTGGTTCTCCGCCGCCCTGCCGCGGCTGCAGCACCTCGTTATCCGCGACGTCCCGGCCTTTTCCGATCGCCATCTCCTCAACGTCTCCTCCCAGAGCCGCCTGAAGACGCTGAGCCTTGCCGGCACCTACCGCGTCACCGAGACGGGGATTGAGAGAGCGGCTCCGCACTTGGAGGACCTGGAGCGCCTGGTCCTGCGGCGCTGCGTCGTCGGCGACTCCGCCGCGGGCTCCGTCGGGCGCCACGTGAAGCGGCTCCGGTTCCTGGAGATCGGCGACACCTGCTCGCTGACGGACGCCGGCCTGGCTCGTTTGGTGACCCTGCGGTGCCTGGAGACGCTGGGCCTCGACCTCTGCGATGGGATTTCCCCCGGTGCCGTCACCGCTTTGTGCCAAGCGCTGCCCCGGCTGAGGAACCTCAGGTTGGGCGGCGCTGGCTTTGGAGACGAAGTCGTCGATCAAATCCGGGCGAGTTTGCCCCGCTGCAGCTTTTCACGACCTCCTTGACGCGGCGGCGGGGCTTTCGCTGTTAATTTTTACGCCTCGAGGGCTGGGTTTCGGGTAAAGCCTGCCTTCCTGGGAGCGGCTTTGGGGCAGAATCTTTATTGGGGATAAGATGCCAATTTTGCTGTGAGATGGTTTGTTGGGAGCTTGCTTTTAGCAAAATCTACGCTGtggtcttcttttcctccaaaaatctaccgtgtggtcttcttttcctccaaaaatctacgctgtggtcttcttttcctccaaaaatctacgctgtggtcttctttccctccaaaaatctacgctgtggtcttcttttcctccaaaaatctacgctgtggtcttcttttccttcaaaaatctacgctgtggtcttctttttctccaaaaatctacgctgtggtcttctttttctccaaaaatctacgctgtggtcttctttttctccaaaaatctacgctgtggtcttcttttcctccaaaaatctacgctgtggtcttcttttcctccaaaaatctacgctgtggtcttcttttcctccaaaaatctacggtgtcgtcttcttttcctccaaaaatctacgctgtggtcttctttctctccaaaaatctacgctgtggtcttcttttcctccaaaaatctacgctgtggtcttctttccctccaaaaatctacggtgtggtcttcttttcctccaaaagtctacgctgtggtcttcttttcctccaaaaatctacgctgtggtcttctttttctccaaaaatctacgctgtggtcttcttttcctccaaaaatctacgcTGTGGTCTTCTTTCCCTCCAAAAATCTACGATGTGGTCTTCTTTCCCTCCAAAAATCTACGCTGTGGTCTTCTTTCCCTCCAAAAATCTACGGTGtggtcttcttttcctccaaaaatctacgctgtggtcttctttttctccaaaaatctacgctgtgatct encodes:
- the FBXL12 gene encoding LOW QUALITY PROTEIN: F-box/LRR-repeat protein 12 (The sequence of the model RefSeq protein was modified relative to this genomic sequence to represent the inferred CDS: deleted 1 base in 1 codon), which encodes MTPPRWRRRREGSYRRCPIRCCCRLWRCCRCGIGCGRPGGAFPDRDGHRWGLPEQDGHRERSLPAQAPALMASRLPAGSPRRWQRLALDPTVWRDVDLSPHRLTSRTLWHLVRRHLRASLRTLRLRGALGSGGKRRLLSPALLAALGKRCPQLRRLTLTETDLRPVPYDSIPASLTALELTRCEIPAAWFSAALPRLQHLVIRDVPAFSDRHLLNVSSQSRLKTLSLAGTYRVTETGIERAAPHLEDLERLVLRRCVVGDSAAGSVGRHVKRLRFLEIGDTCSLTDAGLARLVTLRCLETLGLDLCDGISPGAVTALCQALPRLRNLRLGGAGFGDEVVDQIRASLPRCSFSRPP